A single window of Micrococcaceae bacterium Sec5.1 DNA harbors:
- a CDS encoding sigma-70 family RNA polymerase sigma factor codes for MRQTRPHDVQTRPPAPESTIRQSFQDGLVLDHLNLAKSIAARYSAHTHDIDDVRQVAYMGLIKAARGFDETKGVSFPAYAAPTIAGEVKRYLRDHCWVVRPPRPIQDVRRQVLARTEELTQALQRTPTPEEVAADLRLEPCQVREALMAGTSKRPDSLDAPAAEGRDGLQGCLSAFGCPTDRLEDVLALRNAIRDLSAEDRHLLYRRYYREETQSTIAEALGMSQMQVSRRLSKILVSLQTQLLDEEAHLEDGTAP; via the coding sequence ATGCGACAAACCCGACCACACGACGTCCAAACCCGGCCTCCTGCGCCGGAGAGCACCATCCGTCAAAGCTTCCAAGACGGTTTGGTTTTGGACCATCTCAATCTCGCAAAGTCCATTGCCGCCAGGTATTCCGCCCACACGCACGACATCGACGACGTCAGGCAGGTTGCGTACATGGGCCTAATAAAGGCGGCCCGGGGATTCGATGAAACCAAGGGTGTCAGCTTCCCCGCCTACGCCGCCCCGACCATTGCGGGCGAGGTCAAAAGGTATCTCCGCGATCACTGCTGGGTAGTGCGGCCACCGAGGCCCATCCAGGATGTGCGGCGCCAAGTCCTCGCCAGGACAGAGGAACTGACCCAAGCCCTCCAAAGAACCCCGACGCCGGAAGAAGTGGCGGCGGACCTTCGACTGGAGCCCTGCCAAGTCAGGGAAGCGTTGATGGCCGGCACCAGCAAGCGTCCGGATTCCCTCGACGCACCTGCTGCAGAGGGCCGCGACGGACTGCAAGGATGCCTTTCCGCTTTCGGATGCCCTACGGATCGGCTGGAGGACGTGCTCGCCCTGCGCAATGCCATCCGGGACCTGAGCGCTGAGGACAGGCACCTTCTTTATCGCCGCTACTACCGGGAGGAAACGCAGTCCACCATCGCGGAGGCTCTGGGCATGTCCCAAATGCAGGTCTCGCGGCGGCTTTCCAAGATCCTGGTGTCCCTGCAGACACAGTTACTGGATGAGGAAGCGCATCTCGAAGATGGAACTGCGCCGTAG
- a CDS encoding HAD-IIIA family hydrolase: MGGTGTLKAVLFDRDGTLVVDVPYNGDPQMVRPMESAHLALARVRRAGLATGVLSNQSGIGRGLLTLNQVQAVNQRVDELLGPFDVWEICPHGPADGCTCRKPAPGMILAACSTLGLHPSQVAFVGDIGADVEAATAAGSQSVLVPTHVTRSEEIEAAGVVAENLLTAVELLLDAATTGTTGTTATTATTATGGASPKPDARQDAPV, encoded by the coding sequence ATGGGAGGAACTGGAACGTTGAAAGCGGTCCTGTTTGACCGCGATGGAACGCTCGTCGTTGACGTGCCATATAACGGTGACCCGCAAATGGTGCGGCCCATGGAAAGTGCCCATTTGGCGCTGGCGCGCGTACGCCGGGCGGGACTGGCAACAGGCGTGCTGAGCAACCAGTCGGGCATTGGCCGTGGCTTGCTGACCTTGAATCAGGTCCAAGCCGTGAACCAGCGGGTGGATGAGCTCCTGGGCCCCTTCGACGTGTGGGAAATCTGTCCGCACGGGCCAGCTGATGGTTGTACCTGCCGTAAGCCTGCGCCGGGAATGATTCTCGCCGCCTGCAGCACACTGGGGCTGCACCCGTCCCAGGTTGCCTTTGTTGGGGACATCGGTGCCGACGTGGAAGCAGCGACGGCGGCCGGCTCGCAGTCGGTACTGGTGCCCACTCACGTGACCCGGTCCGAGGAAATTGAGGCGGCAGGGGTGGTCGCGGAGAACTTGTTGACCGCCGTCGAGCTGTTGCTCGATGCCGCGACAACCGGGACAACCGGGACGACCGCGACAACCGCAACCACCGCGACAGGAGGGGCATCGCCGAAACCCGACGCCAGGCAGGACGCACCTGTATGA
- a CDS encoding SRPBCC family protein: MQTVTKAIEVEVPVSVAYNQWTQFEKFPEFMSGVENVRQINDSTLHFSTKVGGVRREYDARITQQVPDTVIAWESIDAPRNAGTVRFDNLGPEHCGVNVTLEWEPEGFVEKAGAALSADEMQVAADLDKFKDFIEDRGRETGAWRGRVD, from the coding sequence ATGCAAACCGTCACGAAAGCCATCGAGGTAGAGGTACCGGTTTCGGTCGCCTACAACCAGTGGACCCAGTTCGAAAAGTTTCCCGAGTTCATGAGCGGCGTGGAAAACGTCCGCCAGATCAACGATTCAACACTCCACTTCTCAACCAAGGTCGGCGGAGTCCGGCGCGAATATGATGCCCGCATTACCCAACAAGTTCCGGATACCGTCATTGCGTGGGAAAGCATCGACGCACCCCGCAACGCCGGCACAGTCCGCTTCGACAACCTCGGACCCGAGCACTGCGGCGTCAACGTGACCCTGGAATGGGAGCCTGAAGGATTCGTGGAGAAGGCCGGCGCCGCGCTCTCCGCCGACGAGATGCAGGTGGCCGCGGACCTGGACAAATTCAAGGACTTCATCGAGGACCGCGGCCGCGAAACCGGTGCCTGGCGCGGGCGGGTGGACTAA
- a CDS encoding GAF and ANTAR domain-containing protein, with the protein MENQQLTEPHLVAAEIQDLLLDTPDVEAFLTELARHSAAMFTKPDNEVFCGITMLRHRATATVASSSERAQMLDELQYQFADGPCIHCCRVGTQVHIPDFDKDNTWPEYNDLALANGVHSVLAVPFPLTDDTARAGLNLYSERPNGFDQAAVQRATDYVQQASKGLQLAVLIAQHSQTAANLRAAMASRTVIDVATGIIIAQNRCSQAEAVELIKKASSNRNVKLRDVAQAIVDSAGGGPVQTHFT; encoded by the coding sequence GTGGAAAACCAACAACTCACCGAACCGCATCTCGTAGCTGCGGAAATCCAGGACCTGCTTCTGGATACACCCGACGTGGAGGCCTTCCTGACCGAACTCGCACGCCACTCAGCGGCGATGTTCACCAAACCTGACAATGAAGTCTTTTGCGGAATCACCATGCTTCGGCATCGGGCCACGGCCACAGTGGCCAGCAGCAGCGAACGAGCGCAGATGCTGGACGAACTCCAGTACCAGTTCGCCGACGGTCCCTGCATCCATTGCTGCCGGGTAGGCACCCAAGTTCATATTCCGGACTTTGACAAAGACAACACGTGGCCTGAGTACAACGATCTGGCTCTGGCGAATGGTGTTCATTCTGTCCTCGCTGTGCCTTTCCCGCTCACGGATGACACCGCACGGGCAGGCTTGAACCTCTACTCCGAACGCCCCAACGGCTTTGACCAGGCCGCCGTTCAACGCGCCACTGATTATGTGCAGCAGGCATCCAAGGGCCTTCAACTGGCAGTGCTGATTGCACAGCACAGCCAGACCGCCGCCAACCTTCGTGCGGCCATGGCATCCCGGACGGTCATCGACGTTGCCACAGGCATCATCATCGCCCAAAACAGGTGCAGCCAGGCTGAAGCCGTTGAGCTCATCAAAAAGGCCTCAAGTAACCGCAACGTCAAGCTCCGGGACGTTGCACAGGCAATCGTCGACTCAGCCGGCGGTGGCCCCGTCCAGACCCATTTCACTTAA
- a CDS encoding glycosyltransferase family 9 protein, with amino-acid sequence MDIAEKNGQPLLLALRALKLGDLLVAVPALRGLRRAFPEHRILYAAPAWISEALELVGGIDHLPTPGLDDPLSIPPGVVDVAVNLHGNGPESRQRINELRAKRVLAYQAPGLDGPVWTTGIPERERWARLLNWYGIDADPLDYRLNKPNIPSPRPGATVIHVGAAYGSRLWPIERFAEVAVELSRAGHDVVLTGGTSERERAVETAALAKLKGANLDGGVLAGRQGLAEFAATIADARLVVSADTGAAHLASAYARPSVVLFGPAPAEEWGPPPGPHVVLTAVELRRGDVFAADPDPALLAVTVHDVLDAVDGLGC; translated from the coding sequence ATGGACATAGCCGAAAAGAACGGACAACCCCTGCTGCTCGCCCTGCGCGCCCTGAAACTCGGGGACCTCCTGGTTGCCGTTCCAGCGCTCCGCGGCCTCCGCCGGGCGTTCCCCGAGCACCGCATTCTGTATGCGGCGCCGGCCTGGATTTCGGAGGCCCTGGAACTGGTGGGCGGCATCGACCACCTGCCCACGCCGGGCCTCGACGATCCACTGAGCATCCCCCCAGGCGTCGTGGACGTCGCCGTCAACCTGCACGGGAACGGACCCGAAAGCCGCCAACGAATCAACGAACTTCGCGCGAAGCGGGTGCTCGCCTACCAAGCTCCCGGCCTCGACGGACCGGTTTGGACAACCGGAATCCCTGAGCGCGAGCGCTGGGCCAGGCTCCTCAACTGGTACGGCATCGACGCCGATCCGCTGGACTACCGACTCAACAAACCAAACATTCCGTCACCCCGACCCGGCGCAACCGTTATCCATGTGGGTGCCGCCTACGGCAGCAGGCTCTGGCCGATCGAGCGATTCGCCGAAGTTGCCGTCGAACTCTCCCGCGCCGGGCACGACGTCGTCCTGACCGGGGGCACGTCGGAGCGCGAGCGGGCGGTGGAGACTGCCGCCTTGGCAAAACTTAAAGGAGCAAACCTCGACGGCGGCGTCCTGGCTGGGCGGCAGGGCCTCGCAGAGTTCGCAGCAACCATTGCGGATGCTCGGCTCGTCGTTTCCGCGGACACCGGCGCCGCCCACCTGGCGTCCGCCTATGCCCGGCCCTCCGTGGTCCTGTTCGGCCCCGCTCCTGCCGAAGAATGGGGTCCGCCGCCGGGACCGCACGTGGTGCTTACCGCCGTCGAACTCCGCCGTGGCGACGTTTTCGCCGCCGATCCTGATCCCGCGCTCCTTGCCGTGACCGTCCATGACGTGTTGGATGCCGTGGACGGGTTGGGCTGCTGA
- a CDS encoding glycosyltransferase, whose protein sequence is MRILVWHIHGGWMEAFVRGPHEYLLPVEPDGGAWGLGRGGREWPVAAQEIDLDTVDPDSVDVVVLQRPEEIAAVARKLGRRPGVDLPAVYLEHNTPKGDVPFTLHPLADQHTIPVAHVTHFNQLFWDTGSTPTVVIEHGIPDPGRLYTGEREEMGVVVNEPVRRGRVTGTDLLPGFAGVGPLRVFGMGTEALPEALNLKGFGLSEERLRISGDVPAPRLHQELARCRLYLHPLRWTSLGLALLEAMHLGMPVLALATTEATRAIPPGAGLVSNSLDELQRFARRLLDEPDDAYAMGMVARAAALESYGLGKFHQAWDELLADLPTARPSPTDTRLPEKQIPEKQIPEKQVPNNQLPDTERRPQPGPESISHDTERTHP, encoded by the coding sequence ATGAGGATTCTGGTCTGGCACATCCACGGAGGATGGATGGAGGCCTTCGTCAGGGGCCCGCACGAATACCTCCTTCCTGTCGAGCCCGACGGCGGCGCCTGGGGTTTGGGGCGAGGCGGCCGTGAGTGGCCGGTCGCCGCGCAGGAAATTGACCTCGATACCGTTGATCCGGACAGCGTGGACGTTGTGGTCCTGCAACGTCCGGAGGAGATTGCCGCCGTGGCCCGAAAGCTTGGCCGCAGGCCAGGCGTGGACCTGCCCGCCGTCTACCTTGAGCACAACACTCCCAAAGGCGACGTTCCATTCACGCTCCATCCCTTGGCAGATCAGCACACTATCCCCGTGGCCCATGTGACGCACTTCAACCAACTCTTCTGGGACACCGGATCCACGCCAACAGTTGTGATCGAGCACGGCATCCCCGATCCCGGCCGGCTTTATACCGGTGAACGCGAAGAGATGGGAGTGGTGGTCAACGAACCCGTCCGTCGCGGCCGGGTGACGGGCACAGACCTCCTTCCTGGCTTCGCCGGAGTGGGGCCGTTGAGGGTGTTCGGAATGGGGACGGAGGCCTTGCCGGAAGCGCTGAACCTGAAGGGGTTCGGCCTGAGTGAGGAGCGCCTGCGGATCTCAGGTGATGTACCCGCGCCACGGCTGCATCAGGAACTCGCCCGCTGCCGGCTCTACCTGCATCCCCTTCGCTGGACATCGCTCGGGTTGGCCTTGCTCGAAGCCATGCACCTGGGTATGCCCGTCCTGGCGCTGGCAACCACGGAGGCGACGCGCGCCATCCCTCCGGGAGCCGGCCTTGTTTCGAACAGCCTGGACGAACTGCAACGGTTCGCGCGGCGCCTGTTGGATGAGCCCGATGACGCCTACGCGATGGGGATGGTGGCCCGGGCTGCGGCCTTGGAAAGCTATGGGCTCGGGAAATTTCATCAAGCCTGGGATGAACTCCTGGCCGATCTCCCCACGGCCCGCCCCTCACCTACCGATACCCGTCTTCCTGAAAAGCAGATTCCCGAAAAGCAGATTCCCGAAAAGCAGGTCCCCAATAACCAGCTCCCCGACACGGAACGCCGCCCGCAACCCGGCCCGGAGTCCATCAGCCATGACACAGAGAGGACGCACCCATGA
- a CDS encoding glycosyltransferase family 9 protein, whose product MSRVLVARLDSMGDVLLAGPALRAVANGSRPDGSRRNDVVLLCGPEGAGAAEMLPGVTQVHTWPCPWIVNPGPAVTAELTNGLIEFVRSSRIEEAVILTSFHQSPLPLALLLRLAGVKRITGASTDYAGSLLDVRLKPGEDFPEDQPEVVRALGIAQAAGFQLPRGDDGKLHINPLDEPEELVDELTQKGPYIVVHPGAAAPARAWPALHHAATVELLEAYGHRVVVTGGPGETSLTATVAGPSAHNLGGRTDLRTLAKVLAGAAVVVTGNTGPAHLAAAVGTPVVCLFSPVVPAIRWAPYGVPMELLGDQEAACRNTRARVCPVPGHPCLSSVTPEQVLEAVERLLGGVSSLSTRRKVWKP is encoded by the coding sequence ATGAGCCGCGTCCTGGTAGCCCGACTGGACAGCATGGGCGATGTGCTCCTTGCTGGACCCGCCCTCCGTGCCGTGGCGAACGGAAGCAGGCCGGACGGCAGCCGACGCAACGACGTCGTCCTCCTCTGCGGGCCCGAGGGCGCCGGCGCTGCGGAGATGCTCCCCGGAGTCACCCAGGTCCACACGTGGCCGTGCCCATGGATCGTCAACCCGGGGCCAGCCGTGACGGCTGAGCTGACCAATGGCCTGATTGAGTTCGTGCGCAGCTCCAGGATTGAGGAAGCTGTGATCCTCACGTCCTTCCACCAGTCCCCGCTTCCGTTGGCACTGTTGCTGCGGCTGGCAGGCGTCAAGCGCATCACGGGCGCCTCCACTGACTACGCCGGCTCCCTCCTGGACGTCCGGTTGAAACCGGGCGAAGACTTTCCCGAGGACCAGCCTGAAGTGGTGCGTGCTTTGGGGATCGCACAGGCAGCGGGTTTCCAACTTCCGCGAGGCGATGACGGCAAGCTGCACATCAACCCGCTGGACGAACCCGAGGAGCTGGTGGACGAACTCACCCAAAAGGGCCCGTACATCGTGGTCCACCCCGGTGCAGCCGCTCCGGCGAGGGCGTGGCCCGCACTCCACCACGCAGCCACCGTGGAACTCCTTGAAGCGTATGGGCACCGCGTGGTGGTCACGGGAGGGCCTGGCGAAACGTCGCTGACGGCAACCGTTGCAGGACCCTCGGCACACAATCTCGGCGGCCGGACAGACTTGCGCACGCTGGCAAAGGTACTCGCGGGGGCCGCCGTCGTCGTCACCGGCAACACGGGTCCCGCCCATCTGGCCGCAGCGGTTGGCACACCGGTGGTATGCCTGTTTTCCCCCGTGGTTCCAGCTATTCGTTGGGCGCCCTACGGCGTTCCGATGGAACTGCTTGGCGATCAGGAAGCAGCCTGCAGGAACACGCGGGCACGCGTCTGCCCAGTGCCGGGCCACCCGTGCCTGAGCTCAGTTACCCCTGAACAAGTCCTGGAGGCGGTGGAACGGCTGTTGGGGGGAGTCTCCTCCCTCAGCACCCGAAGAAAGGTGTGGAAACCATGA